A single genomic interval of Pyrus communis chromosome 7, drPyrComm1.1, whole genome shotgun sequence harbors:
- the LOC137738661 gene encoding AAA-ATPase At3g28580-like, protein MSSSAWAILREFCFAYGFLRHVDMLFPVVLGSIYYPYIQIKFSEYSGEHNLMRSEAFSAIENYLRSKASDEANQLRGCVTNNQSLVLSMDANEKVADEFEGAKVWWAFGKTIVMQRSSSHHPVPYERWYYKLTFHKTQRDLIIGRYIEHVMKEGNAIKLRNRERKLYTNNGVRWSHVVFEHPATFQTLAMDPVKKQEIMDDLMTFSKAEEFYKSIGRAWKRGYLLYGPPGTGKSTMIAAMANHLGYNIYDLELTSVKNNTELRKLLLETSNKSLIVIEDIDCSLDLTGQRIKKNDKAKEDKDKGHGKENGGQEKEANILSQVTLSGLLNFIDGLWSACKGERLIVFTTNHVEKLDAALTRKGRLDKHIELSYCTFEAFKVLARNYLKLESHHLFPTICELLGKTNVVPADVAEHLMPKTLSQSADICLQNLVQALKKEKENGKLIAEEERKYGKYGAISWKCMTSTQDHLIEDKKRAKN, encoded by the coding sequence ATGTCTTCGTCTGCGTGGGCTATCTTAAGAGAATTCTGCTTTGCCTACGGTTTTCTAAGACACGTTGATATGCTCTTTCCAGTAGTACTCGGTTCCATTTACTATCCTTACATCCAAATCAAATTCAGTGAATATTCTGGAGAACATAACCTCATGCGCAGTGAAGCCTTCTCCGCTATTGAGAACTACCTGAGGTCCAAAGCTTCCGATGAAGCAAATCAGCTGCGTGGTTGCGTGACAAACAACCAGTCCCTTGTGCTTAGCATGGATGCAAATGAAAAGGTTGCTGACGAGTTTGAAGGAGCCAAAGTATGGTGGGCTTTCGGGAAAACCATTGTTATGCAAAGGAGTTCGTCGCACCATCCAGTTCCTTATGAGAGATGGTACTACAAGCTCACTTTTCATAAGACGCAGAGGGATCTCATTATCGGGCGTTATATCGAACATGTCATGAAAGAGGGCAATGCAATTAAGTTGAGAAACCGGGAAAGGAAGCTTTATACCAACAATGGGGTACGTTGGAGCCATGTTGTGTTTGAGCACCCTGCGACATTTCAGACACTAGCCATGGATCCGGTGAAGAAGCAGGAGATTATGGACGATTTAATGACATTCAGCAAAGCGGAAGAGTTTTACAAAAGCATTGGGAGGGCATGGAAGCGAGGGTACCTCCTTTATGGCCCCCCGGGAACTGGGAAGTCAACTATGATTGCCGCCATGGCGAATCATTTGGGCTACAATATTTACGATCTTGAGTTGACTTCAGTGAAGAACAACACCGAGCTGAGGAAGCTACTGCTTGAAACATCGAACAAGTCTCTTATTGTGATTGAAGACATTGATTGTTCGCTTGATCTCACTGGGCAAAGGATTAAGAAGAATGATAAAGCCAAAGAGGACAAAGATAAAGGTCATGGAAAGGAAAACGGAGGACAGGAAAAGGAAGCAAATATACTGAGCCAGGTTACTCTTTCAGGGCTTCTGAACTTCATTGACGGGCTCTGGTCAGCCTGTAAAGGAGAGAGGCTGATAGTATTCACCACCAACCATGTGGAGAAACTCGACGCTGCACTCACTCGAAAAGGACGGTTGGACAAGCACATAGAACTATCATACTGCACCTTTGAAGCATTCAAGGTGCTCGCTAGAAACTACCTTAAACTTGAATCCCACCATTTGTTCCCCACGATTTGCGAGTTGCTGGGGAAAACTAATGTGGTTCCAGCTGATGTCGCAGAGCATTTGATGCCCAAGACACTTTCTCAAAGCGCTGACATCTGCCTGCAGAACCTGGTCCAAGCTCTcaaaaaggagaaagagaacGGAAAGTTAATAGCCGAGGAAGAAAGGAAATACGGTAAATACGGAGCAATCAGCTGGAAGTGCATGACAAGCACACAAGATCATTTGATAGAAGATAAAAAGAGAgccaaaaattag